Proteins encoded by one window of Mycolicibacterium cosmeticum:
- a CDS encoding DUF427 domain-containing protein yields the protein MAADSTDYPRNAADRGRVEPAPRRVRGYCNGALVFDTTAARYVWELPYYPQYYIPLADVRTEHLVDEDHPQRSQFGPFRLHAVVAGDTTVASSARVFDADGDGLLPGYVRFEWTSLQWFEEDERIVGHPRNPYSRVDALRSHRHVVVELDGTVLAESHSPVLLFETGLPTRYYVDRTDVNVEHLVPSETQTLCPYKGTTTGYWSVRTADAVHPDLAWVYDYPLPAVAAIAGMVAFYNEKVDITVDGVRLARPATHFS from the coding sequence ATGGCTGCCGACTCGACCGACTACCCCCGCAATGCCGCCGACCGTGGCCGGGTCGAGCCCGCCCCGCGCCGGGTCCGCGGCTACTGCAACGGCGCACTCGTCTTCGACACCACGGCCGCCCGGTATGTCTGGGAACTGCCGTATTACCCGCAGTACTACATCCCGCTGGCCGACGTCCGCACCGAACACCTGGTGGACGAGGACCATCCGCAACGCAGCCAGTTCGGCCCGTTCCGGCTGCACGCCGTGGTGGCGGGCGACACCACCGTCGCGTCGTCGGCACGCGTCTTCGACGCCGATGGCGACGGGCTGCTACCCGGCTACGTGCGCTTCGAGTGGACCAGCCTGCAATGGTTCGAGGAGGACGAGCGCATCGTCGGGCATCCGCGCAATCCGTACAGCCGGGTCGATGCCCTGCGCTCGCACCGCCACGTCGTCGTCGAGTTGGACGGCACCGTGCTCGCCGAATCACACAGCCCGGTGCTGTTGTTCGAAACCGGCCTACCGACAAGATATTACGTCGACCGCACCGATGTGAATGTCGAGCATCTCGTGCCCAGCGAAACCCAGACACTGTGCCCCTACAAGGGCACCACCACCGGTTACTGGTCGGTGCGCACCGCCGACGCCGTTCACCCGGACCTGGCCTGGGTGTACGACTACCCGCTGCCCGCGGTGGCGGCCATCGCCGGGATGGTCGCGTTCTACAACGAGAAGGTCGATATCACCGTCGACGGGGTGCGGTTAGCGCGGCCGGCAACCCATTTCAGCTGA